A single Nocardioides bizhenqiangii DNA region contains:
- a CDS encoding phosphotransferase, which produces MDAARWTEPRFLESARQWIDEQLAGHGLAVTGDIEQPHVMKWSTVLRVPTADGAVWFKANDQSLRHEAGITALLAERHPANVPPLLAADLDRGWMLMADAGRRLREVLPEDGSVDRWLGVLRSVAEIQIACEDSVDELLALGVPDLRLATLPDTYDRQAREFDVEPRFRAATPYVRELCDRLAAFGIRETLQHDDLHDGQVYVKDGTHLVMDWGDACVSHPFFTLSVTLEGQISWGLDDVEDSVDLAPFRDAYLAPYAAAYPDLTRDDLLDAVDAALRLGWACRFANGMVPGEDPGPRLRMFLDGRA; this is translated from the coding sequence ATGGATGCCGCCCGATGGACCGAGCCCCGCTTCCTGGAGTCGGCGCGGCAGTGGATCGACGAACAGCTCGCCGGTCACGGGCTCGCGGTGACCGGTGACATCGAGCAGCCGCACGTCATGAAGTGGTCGACCGTCCTGCGGGTGCCGACTGCGGATGGCGCGGTGTGGTTCAAGGCCAACGACCAGTCGCTCCGGCACGAGGCCGGGATCACCGCGCTGCTCGCCGAGCGCCACCCCGCGAACGTGCCGCCGTTGCTGGCGGCCGACCTCGACCGCGGCTGGATGCTGATGGCCGACGCCGGCCGTCGGCTGCGGGAGGTGCTGCCGGAGGACGGGTCGGTCGACCGCTGGCTCGGCGTCCTGCGCTCGGTCGCCGAGATCCAGATCGCCTGCGAGGACTCGGTGGACGAGCTCCTGGCGCTCGGCGTCCCGGACCTGCGGCTGGCGACCCTCCCCGACACCTACGACCGGCAGGCGAGGGAGTTCGATGTCGAGCCGCGGTTCCGCGCGGCGACGCCGTACGTCCGGGAGCTCTGCGACCGGCTGGCGGCGTTCGGCATCCGGGAGACCCTGCAGCACGACGACCTGCACGACGGGCAGGTCTACGTGAAGGACGGCACCCACCTGGTCATGGACTGGGGCGACGCCTGCGTCTCGCACCCGTTCTTCACGCTGTCGGTCACCCTCGAGGGCCAGATCTCCTGGGGACTCGACGACGTCGAGGACTCGGTCGACCTCGCGCCGTTCCGCGACGCCTACCTGGCGCCGTACGCCGCGGCCTACCCGGACCTCACGCGCGACGACCTGCTGGACGCGGTCGACGCAGCCCTCCGGCTCGGCTGGGCCTGCCGGTTCGCCAACGGCATGGTCCCCGGCGAGGACCCCGGCCCGCGGTTGCGGATGTTCCTCGACGGGCGGGCGTAG
- a CDS encoding ferritin-like fold-containing protein, with translation MAESDGAATAELSVALSDPAYREAVVDLLAVIAYGELSAFERLVEDAKLAPSLEDRLALAQMAGAELAKVQPLIDRITQLGGDPFASMAPFHEALDEFHAHTAPSDWYEGLVKAYVGDSLTRDFYREIAAYLDADTRDLVVSSVVEGQHAALAADRIRAAIAADPPLGGRLALWGRRIMGEALTQAQRVAAERDALTAFLVGGVDRPGMDLAALGRMFTRLTERHSERMSELGLDA, from the coding sequence ATGGCTGAATCCGACGGCGCGGCGACCGCCGAGCTCTCCGTGGCCCTGAGCGACCCGGCCTACCGCGAAGCCGTCGTCGACCTCCTCGCCGTCATCGCGTACGGCGAGCTCTCCGCCTTCGAGCGGCTCGTCGAGGACGCCAAGCTGGCGCCTTCCCTGGAGGACCGGCTGGCGCTCGCGCAGATGGCCGGGGCGGAGCTGGCCAAGGTGCAGCCGCTCATCGACCGGATCACTCAGCTGGGCGGTGACCCGTTCGCCTCGATGGCGCCGTTCCACGAGGCGCTCGACGAGTTCCACGCGCACACCGCGCCCTCCGACTGGTACGAAGGACTGGTCAAGGCCTACGTCGGCGACAGTCTCACGCGCGACTTCTACCGCGAGATCGCGGCCTACCTGGACGCCGACACCCGCGACCTCGTCGTCTCCTCGGTCGTGGAGGGCCAGCACGCCGCACTCGCGGCCGACCGGATCCGGGCCGCGATCGCGGCGGACCCGCCGCTCGGGGGCCGCCTCGCGCTCTGGGGCCGCCGGATCATGGGCGAGGCGCTCACCCAGGCGCAGCGAGTGGCTGCCGAGCGCGACGCGCTGACCGCGTTCCTGGTGGGTGGGGTCGACCGCCCCGGGATGGACCTGGCCGCGCTCGGTCGGATGTTCACGCGACTGACGGAGCGCCACTCGGAGCGGATGTCCGAGCTCGGCCTCGACGCGTGA
- a CDS encoding DEAD/DEAH box helicase, which yields MLPQICDSLAEAGIVHPFAIQEMTLSVALMGTDLIGQARTGTGKTLAFGIPVIQRSVAPGDPDYAEIPQGKPQALIVAPTRELAIQVSNDLHLASRGRGMRVLTIYGGVGYEPQLEALETGVDIVVGTPGRLLDLANRRALDLSHVHALVLDEADEMLDLGFLPDVERLLKQTPETRQTMLFSATMPAAIVALARTHMRHPMNIRAESSYENATVPATAQFIYQAHDLDKPEIIGRILQAVDADKMIVFTRTKRQAQRIADDLAERGFKASPLHGDMAQVAREKALTKFREDKIKVLVATDVAARGIDVSGVSHVVNYTCPEDDKTYIHRIGRTGRAGASGIAITLVDATDVHRWKMINKALDLPFDEPLETYSTSEHLFHDQGIPPGTKGRIVPPAPVERKPREERDRPPRTQNRDRSRTRTRGGQAAGAAGGDKKPAAVTSDSATGSGERPAGSGNRNRRRRRSRSGGQGGGAPQSTATAEA from the coding sequence GTGCTGCCCCAGATCTGCGACTCGCTCGCGGAGGCTGGGATCGTCCACCCGTTCGCCATCCAGGAGATGACCCTCTCCGTCGCGCTGATGGGCACCGACCTGATCGGTCAGGCGCGCACCGGCACCGGCAAGACCCTGGCCTTCGGCATCCCGGTCATCCAGCGCAGCGTCGCGCCGGGCGACCCCGACTACGCCGAGATCCCGCAGGGCAAGCCGCAGGCGCTGATCGTGGCTCCGACGCGGGAGCTCGCGATCCAGGTCTCCAACGACCTCCACCTCGCCTCCCGGGGCCGCGGCATGCGCGTCCTCACCATCTACGGCGGCGTCGGCTACGAGCCGCAGCTCGAGGCGCTCGAGACCGGCGTCGACATCGTGGTCGGCACCCCCGGCCGGCTGCTCGACCTGGCCAACCGCAGGGCCCTCGACCTCTCCCACGTGCACGCGCTGGTGCTGGACGAGGCCGACGAGATGCTGGACCTGGGCTTCCTGCCGGACGTGGAGCGCCTGCTAAAGCAGACCCCGGAGACGCGGCAGACGATGCTGTTCTCCGCCACCATGCCCGCCGCGATCGTGGCCCTCGCCCGGACCCACATGCGGCACCCGATGAACATCCGTGCCGAGTCGTCGTACGAGAACGCCACGGTGCCGGCCACGGCGCAGTTCATCTACCAGGCCCACGACCTCGACAAGCCGGAGATCATCGGCCGCATCCTGCAGGCCGTCGACGCCGACAAGATGATCGTCTTCACCCGCACGAAGCGTCAGGCGCAGCGGATCGCGGACGACCTCGCCGAGCGCGGCTTCAAGGCCAGTCCCCTGCACGGCGACATGGCGCAGGTGGCCCGGGAGAAGGCGCTCACCAAGTTCCGCGAGGACAAGATCAAGGTCCTGGTCGCCACCGACGTCGCAGCCCGCGGCATCGACGTGTCCGGCGTGAGCCACGTGGTCAATTACACCTGCCCCGAGGACGACAAGACCTACATCCACCGGATCGGCCGCACCGGCCGCGCCGGCGCCTCGGGCATCGCGATCACGCTCGTCGACGCCACCGACGTGCACCGCTGGAAGATGATCAACAAGGCACTCGACCTGCCGTTCGACGAGCCGCTCGAGACCTACTCGACCTCCGAGCACCTGTTCCACGACCAAGGCATCCCGCCGGGCACCAAGGGCCGGATCGTCCCGCCGGCCCCGGTGGAGCGCAAGCCGCGCGAGGAGCGCGACCGGCCGCCGCGGACCCAGAACCGCGACCGCAGCCGCACCCGCACCCGTGGCGGTCAGGCGGCCGGCGCCGCCGGTGGCGACAAGAAGCCCGCCGCCGTTACGTCCGACTCCGCGACCGGCTCCGGCGAGCGCCCCGCCGGCAGCGGCAACCGCAACCGCCGTCGCCGGCGCAGCCGCTCGGGTGGCCAGGGCGGCGGCGCGCCGCAGTCCACCGCCACCGCGGAGGCCTGA